The Sulfurimonas crateris region AGAGACGGCAAAAAACATAAGAGAGGTGATAGCTTCGATCAGTGAGAATTTTGAAGAGGATGTAGAGTATGAGATACCCTATGACATTACGGAGTTTGTCGAGCTCTCTATAAACGAGGTTATAAAGACCTTTATAGAGGCGATCATTCTTGTCGTTCTTATCATCTACCTGTTTTTGCAAAGCTGGAGAGCTACGCTGATACCTATTTTAGCCGTTCCTGTATCGATAATAGGTGCTTTTGTCGGTATGTATATTTTGGGTTTTAGTATCAACTTGCTTACGCTCTTTGGGCTTGTTTTGGCGATCGGTATAGTGGTGGATGATGCCATTATCGTTATTGAGAATGTCGAGAGGCATATAAAAGAGGGGCTCTCACCTACGGAGGCTTCGCTTGTTGCCATGAAAGAGGTCTCAGGCGCGCTTGTAGCCATCGTGCTGGTTCTCTCTGCCGTCTTTATTCCGGTCGCGTTTTTGGGAGGGCTAAGCGGTGAGATGTACAGACAGTTTGCAGTTACCATCGTCATCTCATTGGCAATATCAGGTTTTGTGGCACTTACTCTTACACCTGCGCTTTGTGCGCTTATGCTAAAGCCGACACATCAAGAGCCGAAATATTTCTTCAAATGGTTCAACAACTTTTTTGAGTTCGCTACAAGAGGCTACTCAAAAACTTTAAAGCTGACCATAAGATATGCATTTTTAAGTATGATTCTCTTTGGAGGACTTATCTACATAACATACGATATGTTCAACTCTCTAAAGACGGGGCTTGTCCCGACAGAGGATAAGGGAACGGTGTTTGTATTTAGCTACAACCCTCCTGGCTCTGCGCTGAGCAGAACGGATGCGCTTACTTCAGAGGTCTATGATATTGTCTCAAAAGATAAAGAGAGCATAAAGAACATAGTCCAGTTTGCGGGAATAGACTTTGTAACATTCTCTCTAAGAACAAACTCTGCCGCTACTATTTTGAAGCTTCAGCCTTGGGATGAGAGGACAGAGCCGCATCAGCATGCCGTACATATCGCATCGCAGATGGGTAAAAAACTCTCTGCTACGAGTGACGGTTTCTCTTTTGGTGTCGTGCCTCCTCCAATCCGTGGAATGGGGATAGCAGGCGGTTTTGAACTATATGTTCAGGATAGAACCGGCTCAGATATTAAAGAGCTGCAGAAGTATGTAAACGAGATCATAAAAAAAGGGAACGAGAGAGCCGAACTCGCAGGTGTTAGAAGTACGCTCAATACGAATGTCCCGAAGTATAAAGTGATTGTGGACAGTGCAAAGGTAAAAGCAAAAGGAGTCGGCATAGATGACGTTTACCAGACTCTAAATGCGACCTTTGGAACCTTTTACGTAAACGACTTTAATCTCTTTGGCAGAACCTATATGGTAAATATGCAAGCGGATGAGTCCTTTAGAAAATCTCCCGAAGATCTGAGCAAGATATATGTCAGAAACGACAAAGGCGAGATGCTTCCGCTTAGCTCGTTCGTTGAGCTAAAACAGATAGTAAGTGCTGACCTGGTGGAGAGGTTCAACCTCTTTAGTGCGGCCAAAATTTCAGGACAGCCTGCCCTTGGATACAGCTCGGGCGATGCTTTACAAGCCATAGAGGAGGTTGCAAACGAGGTCCTTCCTCAGGGATATACCATCAGCTGGATAGGAACCGCATATCAGGAGAAGCAGATAAGCAGTGCCGGAAGTATGGCGTTTATATTCGGGATAATATTTTTGTACCTGATATTGGCGGCGCAGTATGAGAGATGGCTGATGCCTGTCTCAGTTATCTTGGCGGTTCCTTTTGGGGTGTTTGGGGCAGTTGTTGCAAACCATATAAGAGGTCTTGAAAATGACATCTACTTCCAGATAGGCATCCTTGTTCTAGCGGGACTCTCTGCTAAAAATGCGATCCTTATCGTAGAGTTTGCTATGCAAAAAAGAGAGCAGGGCATGGAGCTTGTAGAAGCCGTATTGGAGGCGGCAAAGATTCGTCTGCGTCCAATTATTATGACCTCTCTTGCATTTACGCTCGGAGTTATTCCTCTCGCAATCAGCAGCGGAGCAGGAGCGGCGAGCAGACACTCGATCGGTACTGGAGTTGTGGGAGGAATGTTGGCAGCAACTTTCTTGGCGATCATATTTATTCCGCTCTTTTATGTTCTTGTCTCAAAATTCGGAAAGAAAAAGAGCAGTTAAAATTTTAGAAGCTAAAGAGCCTTAAAAAACTCTGCAGCTTCAAGCTCATCATCATTCAGACTCTCTTTTGCAAAATCCTCATCTTCTTCGATCAGTCTCTTTACCTCTTTTTGGCAGTATTCAAAAAGAGTCTCTGCCGCATGTTTTTTCTCTGAAATAAAACCAAGACCGCTGAACTGGTAAGGGTCCTCCTGCTCTATGCAGATGAGGGTGCCTTCGCATTTCTCTTCAAGAAGCTCGACAAGTGTTCTGTAGTTGATGTTGAACTCGGCGGCATGCCACCCGATATCCTCCATCTCTTTTGTACTGAACTCATCTACGCCGTCACCCGTAGTATCGTCGTAAGTAGCTCTTGGAGTGTTAAAGCCAATGATCTCCTGCCAGTTTGAAAAAGCTTTGATGAGAACTCTGCTTCCATCCTCTACAACCTGATATTTTCTGCCAAGAGCCTCACAAAGAGCGGCTTTTGTGTCGGGAATGCCTATGTAGATGAGGATGTCATCTGTCGTAAATGGCTCATGGCAAATCTTGCCGCCAATATCTATGCCAAAAGTTTTTTGTGTATCTATCGCAACTTGCAGACTATTTTTATCAACTGTAATAATTTCTTTAAAAAGATTAAACTTTTTCATAAATATTCCTCTGTTTTTGCTGACATTATAAAAGTTTTTGCTTTATTCTAGTATAATGCCAAAAAAATTTTAAGCGTTTAAGCTTAATATAATATCAAGGAAAACAAATGGCATTAAATGTTTACTACGACAAAGATTGTAATATCGAACTGATCAAAAGCAAAAAAGTTGCTATGATAGGATTTGGTTCTCAAGGTCACGCACATGCGGAAAACTTAAGAGACAGCGGTGTTGAAGTAGTTGTTGGTCTAAGAAAAGGCGGTTCTTCATGGGCTAAAGCTGAAGCTAAAAACTTCAAAGTTATGACAGTTGGTGAAGCTTCTGCTTACGCTGATGTTGTAATGATCCTTCTACCGGATGAGAACCAAGCAGAGATCTACAAAAACGAGATCGAGCCAAACCTAAAGCAGGGTGCAACTATCGCATTTGGACACGGATTTAACATCCACTACGGAAGAATTCACCCAAGAGCAGACATTAACGTTACTATGATCGCTCCAAAAGCTCCCGGTCATACTGTTCGTTCAGAGTTTGTAAGAGGCGGCGGTATTCCAGATCTTATCGCTATCGGTCAAAACCCAAGCGGTACAACTAAAGAGTTGGCACTTTCATACGCTTCTGCAATCGGCGGCGGTAGAACAGCTATCATCGAGACGACTTTCAAAGATGAGACTGAGACTGACCTTTTCGGAGAGCAGGCTGTTCTTTGTGGCGGTGCAGCATCACTTGTTCAAGCAGGTTTTGAGACTTTGACTGAAGCTGGATACGCTCCTGAACTTGCATACTTCGAGTGTCTTCATGAGCTAAAGCTTATCGTTGACTTGATGTTTGAGGGCGGGATCGCAGATATGAGATACTCGATCTCAAACACAGCAGAGTATGGTGACTACGTTTCAGGCAAGCGTGTTATCAATGCAGAGAGTAAAGCTGCTATGAAAGAGATCTTAAAAGAGATCCAAGACGGTAGATTTGCAAAAGACTTTATCCTTGAGGGTCAAGCAGGTTACCCAAGAATGAACGCTGAGCGTACAAATGCAAGAGCTTCTTTAATTGAGCAGACAGGTGTTAAATTAAGAACTATGATGCCGTGGATATCTAAAAACAAAATAGTAGACACAACTAAAAACTAATCTTTTTGCTAATTGCACTTCATCTTTAAATGATGAGTGCTCTCAGCTACTTCAGTAGCCTCCTTTACTCAAACATTTAAATCTAAAGCACACTAAACAAAAATCTTTAGTTTTTAAGCTTCCTCGTTATGCGCCTTGAAACTCCATCACTCTTTTAGTTTTTAAAATATTTTAAAAAATTTACAATAACTGTTGAGCTCTTAAAAGCGTTGAGAGCAAAATAGCCCCTTTATCAACGTGAGAGCTCTTCATCTTCAGTTCGCTATCAAGCAGTAGTTCGTGAAGTTTATAGTAGGTTTGTGGTTTTATTTTTATCGACATTGCTGCTTTTGCATCTACGACAAATTTAGGGGCAGGGTATCCGAGTATCTCTAGGGCATTTGGAGCACCGTTTATGCGAATGTAGATGTGAAACATGTATAGTTGGGTCATGTAGGAGGTTATGGCTGTTAGTATCCTTATCTCATCCTCTCCGTGATCGAGCATACTCTCAAGGTCTGTTTTAAAATCTTTTTTATTAAGTATCTTGTTTATAAAACTCTCTATATTTACTTCTGCCAGACCGAAGACAAGATTGTCAACATCTTTTGTAGTTATGGCTCTGTCATAAACTTTTAGCTTATCTATCTCATTGCATGCAAGGGCTACATCCCAGTTATGTATGGCGAGAAGATGGCTGATAGACTGGTTGTCGATATTGACGTTTTTTTCACGAGCCACCTGAGATAGTGTAAATATGGACTCGCCCTGATTTGGGTGGAAGAAACGCACACACATTGTCTTTGTTTTTGCAGGAGCTTTTGTATAGCTTTTATGGTCATCGCCGTAGTAGGCGTAGACAAATATATTTTCCTGGTTCTTTTCGCAATACTCTATCAGCGTCTCAAGCTCTTTTTTTGGAATCTTCTTTTCGCTCTTTATTATTAGAACATTTTGGTCGCCAAAAAGAGAAGCTTGTGAAAGATGGGCTTTTGCGGAGGCAAAATTATACTCGTCATGGTAAAACTTTGCAACGGAAGCATCTGGAATGTTTGTGAGGATCTGAGTATATCTGTCTATTAAAAATGTGCTCTCTCCAAAAAGTATAAAACTGTTTGCAAGAGTGTTTTGTTGTATATGTTTATCGAGTTCGCTTTTATACACGCTTAGATATCTCTCTCTACTCTCTCGACAACGCTTGCGTAGATTTTTCCTTTGGCAATATCCGCTTTGTCGATCCTTACTTTGACATCTTCAAAGAGCTGAGCATCAAGTCCATGGTTGATAAGAAATCTGGCACCCTGAATCTCATCATGAAGCTCTGCTTTTAGATACGGGTCTGTAGATGTGATTCTCGCCTTAAAGACGCCGCCGATATTCTCATTTGCCCAGCGGGTGAACTTTCTTGCCATAAACTCATTCTCGATCGTTGACGCCTCTCTCTCTTTTTCGCTCACGCTCATACAGAGTGACTCTATGTTTCTAAGAACGTAAGAGCTCTCCTCTTTATCGCCTCTTGCAATGGCTTTTAAGAGTCTGTGAACGATAAGGTCCGAGTATCTTCTAATAGGTGAAGTAAAGTGCGTATACTCATCAAATCCAAGCCCGAAGTGTCCTACATTAAAAGGTGCATATCTAGCCTGCATCTGAGACTGGATGATAAGTGTATCTACCTCGCTTACAAGACCCATCTCGCTTGCTTGATTTTGTATTTCGGTAATAGTGTCTTTGATAGATTTTTTAATATCAACATACATACCGATCCCTGCAAGTTCTTGATAGAGATTTTGCAGTTTCGCTTGAGTCGGCGGCTCATGTATACGGAATATCCCTTTTTTAAACCTCTTTGCAGCCTCTTTGTTCGCAAGAAGCATACAGTCCTCTATAAGAGCGTGTGAAGGGGTCTCTTGGGCGTAGGTTGTATGTGTGATGTTTGAGTTCTCATCTATAAACATCTCAAGTTCGTTGGAGCGAAAATTGTAACCTACCTCCAATCTTTTCTCTTTGAGTCTGTCCGTTATCACTTTTAGCTTTGAGATGTACTCAAATATCTCTTTTTCAGAGTCGTTTTGAGCTTCAAGTCTTCCCTCTAAGAAGTCGTCGATCTCTTCATAGTTAAATCTTCTCTGCGAGTGGATTAGTGCCTCGTAAACTTTTGATCTCTCTACTTCAAGCGAATCAAGATTCAGTTTTATTTCAAAAACATAAGCGAGTCTGTCGACATGCGGCTGCAAAGAACATAGTGTTTCACTCAGCTGACGTGGGAGCATCGGGATTGAGCGGTGAGGAAGATAGATAGAGAAACTTCTGTAGATCGCCTCATTGTCTATTGCGCCAAAAGGGGTCACATATTCGCTGACATCCGCAATTGCAACATAGAGAGTAGTCTTTTTGTCATCCCAGTATATCGCGTCGTCAAAATCTTTTGCGGTTACGGGGTCGATCGTACAAAAGGCAAGCTCTCTTATATCTGCTCTTGAAGAGTATTTTGAGGCGTCTACCTCTTTAAAAGATGAGGCAAGCTCCAGTACTTCGGGCTCAAATTCGTCATGTTTGTTAAACTGTGCGAGGACAATTTTCTCATCAACAAGAGGGTTGTTTATGTTGCCAAGACGCTCCATAATGGTAAAGTCCTGATTGTTGATCTTAAATACGTCGCCATGTTCGTACCCATCTAGTTCCTCTTGCGTCATCTCCACGCCCGTTGGGTACTCGGTCTTTAAATCAACAAGAGATTTTCTGCCATCTTTGGAGATGATGTATGCGACGCTGTAGCTCTGCGCTCTTCCTACTATCTCGACAACTTTTGCAGCGGGAGCGCCTCTTTTACCGAGGAGTCTCTGAACTATGACCAGATCACCCTCTCTA contains the following coding sequences:
- the ilvC gene encoding ketol-acid reductoisomerase; its protein translation is MALNVYYDKDCNIELIKSKKVAMIGFGSQGHAHAENLRDSGVEVVVGLRKGGSSWAKAEAKNFKVMTVGEASAYADVVMILLPDENQAEIYKNEIEPNLKQGATIAFGHGFNIHYGRIHPRADINVTMIAPKAPGHTVRSEFVRGGGIPDLIAIGQNPSGTTKELALSYASAIGGGRTAIIETTFKDETETDLFGEQAVLCGGAASLVQAGFETLTEAGYAPELAYFECLHELKLIVDLMFEGGIADMRYSISNTAEYGDYVSGKRVINAESKAAMKEILKEIQDGRFAKDFILEGQAGYPRMNAERTNARASLIEQTGVKLRTMMPWISKNKIVDTTKN
- the holA gene encoding DNA polymerase III subunit delta, giving the protein MYKSELDKHIQQNTLANSFILFGESTFLIDRYTQILTNIPDASVAKFYHDEYNFASAKAHLSQASLFGDQNVLIIKSEKKIPKKELETLIEYCEKNQENIFVYAYYGDDHKSYTKAPAKTKTMCVRFFHPNQGESIFTLSQVAREKNVNIDNQSISHLLAIHNWDVALACNEIDKLKVYDRAITTKDVDNLVFGLAEVNIESFINKILNKKDFKTDLESMLDHGEDEIRILTAITSYMTQLYMFHIYIRINGAPNALEILGYPAPKFVVDAKAAMSIKIKPQTYYKLHELLLDSELKMKSSHVDKGAILLSTLLRAQQLL
- a CDS encoding efflux RND transporter permease subunit; its protein translation is MFSAFFIKRPIFASVIAIIIVLAGTISMMGLPVGEYPRVVPPQIVVSTSYQGASADTISKTVASPLEQEINGAKDMLYMSSLSADNGVLSINVFFEVGTNPDDAKIDVNNRVQAALSRLPEQVQRQGVRVAEKSPDMLQVIILHSPKQTKDVTFLSNYALMNIVDDLKRVKGVGDVTIFGAKDYSMRVWIDPLKLKKYSLTVNDLILAIREQNEQYAAGKLSAEPVSGSEMFTYTLETQERFSDPSEFSDIIIKANEDGSSLKLKDVASVELGSQSYAMKNKLNNSPAVPVAVFLQSGANAIETAKNIREVIASISENFEEDVEYEIPYDITEFVELSINEVIKTFIEAIILVVLIIYLFLQSWRATLIPILAVPVSIIGAFVGMYILGFSINLLTLFGLVLAIGIVVDDAIIVIENVERHIKEGLSPTEASLVAMKEVSGALVAIVLVLSAVFIPVAFLGGLSGEMYRQFAVTIVISLAISGFVALTLTPALCALMLKPTHQEPKYFFKWFNNFFEFATRGYSKTLKLTIRYAFLSMILFGGLIYITYDMFNSLKTGLVPTEDKGTVFVFSYNPPGSALSRTDALTSEVYDIVSKDKESIKNIVQFAGIDFVTFSLRTNSAATILKLQPWDERTEPHQHAVHIASQMGKKLSATSDGFSFGVVPPPIRGMGIAGGFELYVQDRTGSDIKELQKYVNEIIKKGNERAELAGVRSTLNTNVPKYKVIVDSAKVKAKGVGIDDVYQTLNATFGTFYVNDFNLFGRTYMVNMQADESFRKSPEDLSKIYVRNDKGEMLPLSSFVELKQIVSADLVERFNLFSAAKISGQPALGYSSGDALQAIEEVANEVLPQGYTISWIGTAYQEKQISSAGSMAFIFGIIFLYLILAAQYERWLMPVSVILAVPFGVFGAVVANHIRGLENDIYFQIGILVLAGLSAKNAILIVEFAMQKREQGMELVEAVLEAAKIRLRPIIMTSLAFTLGVIPLAISSGAGAASRHSIGTGVVGGMLAATFLAIIFIPLFYVLVSKFGKKKSS
- a CDS encoding RNB domain-containing ribonuclease, producing the protein MFDIKSLLIKLTNALSEQDIVADEREYINNYLAKGYITKKDDIYKFNSKYRAGTLGLIQNETAYLHVIGEYVRDMFVGEGDLANAREGDLVIVQRLLGKRGAPAAKVVEIVGRAQSYSVAYIISKDGRKSLVDLKTEYPTGVEMTQEELDGYEHGDVFKINNQDFTIMERLGNINNPLVDEKIVLAQFNKHDEFEPEVLELASSFKEVDASKYSSRADIRELAFCTIDPVTAKDFDDAIYWDDKKTTLYVAIADVSEYVTPFGAIDNEAIYRSFSIYLPHRSIPMLPRQLSETLCSLQPHVDRLAYVFEIKLNLDSLEVERSKVYEALIHSQRRFNYEEIDDFLEGRLEAQNDSEKEIFEYISKLKVITDRLKEKRLEVGYNFRSNELEMFIDENSNITHTTYAQETPSHALIEDCMLLANKEAAKRFKKGIFRIHEPPTQAKLQNLYQELAGIGMYVDIKKSIKDTITEIQNQASEMGLVSEVDTLIIQSQMQARYAPFNVGHFGLGFDEYTHFTSPIRRYSDLIVHRLLKAIARGDKEESSYVLRNIESLCMSVSEKEREASTIENEFMARKFTRWANENIGGVFKARITSTDPYLKAELHDEIQGARFLINHGLDAQLFEDVKVRIDKADIAKGKIYASVVERVERDI